Proteins encoded together in one Telopea speciosissima isolate NSW1024214 ecotype Mountain lineage chromosome 6, Tspe_v1, whole genome shotgun sequence window:
- the LOC122666238 gene encoding 3-hydroxyisobutyryl-CoA hydrolase-like protein 1, mitochondrial isoform X1 yields MQSLKGLLLKRSLGIPRFLPYHRNLCSHTINPDDSDELNNQVLVEGKDHSRTAILYRPFALNALTTIMAARLKKLYESWEENPDIGFVVMKNLKGSGRAFCAGGDIVTLFRLLNEGKMEDCKEFFRTLYSFIYILGTYMKPHVAILNGVTMGGGAGVSIPGTFRVATEKTVFATPETLIGFHPDAGASFHLSHLPGYIGEYLALTGEKLNGAEMLACGLATHYALSARLPLIEERLGTLVTDDPSVIESSLEKYCDLVYPEKESALHRIERIDKCFGHDTVEEIIDALETEGTGSNDEWCTSALKKLKEASPLSLKVSLRSIREGRFQTLDQCLIREYRMSLQGISRQPNDFCEGVRARLVDKDLTPQWEPPSLDQVSEGMVDSYFSPLNKLEPDLELPTKLREAFT; encoded by the exons ATGCAGAGCTTGAAAGGGCTATTACTCAAGCGTTCTCTTGGAATTCCTAGATTTCTCCCTTATCACAGAAACCTCTGCTCCCATACCATCAACCCAGATGATAGCGATGAACTTAACAATCAA GTGCTAGTAGAAGGTAAAGATCATTCTCGAACAGCTATTCTCTACAGGCCCTTTGCCCTCAATGCTCTTACTACTATAATG GCAGCGCGTTTGAAAAAACTGTATGAGTCCTGGGAAGAAAATCCTGATATTGGTTTTGTCGTGATGAAG AACCTCAAGGGCAGTGGCAGGGCTTTTTGTGCGGGTGGAGACATCGTTACCCTCTTTCGATTACTTAATGAAG GGAAGATGGAAGATTGTAAGGAATTCTTCAGGACATTGTACAGTTTTATATACATTCTTGGCACATATATGAAGCCACAT GTGGCTATTTTGAATGGTGTTACCATGGGGGGTGGGGCAGGAGTTTCAATCCCAGGGACATTCCGTGTTGCAACCGAGAAGACT GTTTTTGCCACACCAGAAACTTTAATTGGTTTCCATCCTGATGCTGGGGCTTCCTTTCACCTTTCACATTTACCTGGCTACATAG GGGAATACTTGGCTCTAACAGGAGAGAAGCTGAATGGAGCAGAAATGCTGGCTTGTGGGCTTGCCACACACTATGCACTCAGTGCA AGGCTTCCTTTGATTGAAGAACGACTGGGTACGTTAGTTACAGATGATCCTTCTGTCATAGAATCTTCTCTTGAGAAATATTGTGACCTTGTCTATCCGGAAAAGGAGAGTGCTCTTCacag GATTGAAAGAATCGATAAATGTTTTGGCCATGATACAGTTGAAGAAATTATTGATGCTCTG GAAACCGAGGGAACTGGATCAAATGATGAGTGGTGTACTTCAGCACTCAAAAAACTAAAGGAGGCCTCACCTTTGAGCTTGAAAGTTTCTTTAAGATCT ATACGAGAAGGTAGATTCCAGACTCTTGATCAATGCCTGATCCGTGAGTATCGAATGTCCCTCCAAGGAATATCCAGACAGCCGAATGACTTCTGTGAG GGAGTCCGGGCACGATTGGTGGACAAGGACCTTACACCACAG TGGGAACCTCCAAGTTTGGATCAAGTGTCTGAAGGCATGGTGGACAGCTACTTTTCACCACTTAACAAGTTAGAGCCTGACCTAGAATTACCCACAAAACTCCGAGAAGCATTTACCTGA
- the LOC122666238 gene encoding 3-hydroxyisobutyryl-CoA hydrolase-like protein 1, mitochondrial isoform X3 produces MQSLKGLLLKRSLGIPRFLPYHRNLCSHTINPDDSDELNNQVLVEGKDHSRTAILYRPFALNALTTIMAARLKKLYESWEENPDIGFVVMKGSGRAFCAGGDIVTLFRLLNEGGYFEWCYHGGWGRSFNPRDIPCCNREDWEYLALTGEKLNGAEMLACGLATHYALSARLPLIEERLGTLVTDDPSVIESSLEKYCDLVYPEKESALHRIERIDKCFGHDTVEEIIDALETEGTGSNDEWCTSALKKLKEASPLSLKVSLRSIREGRFQTLDQCLIREYRMSLQGISRQPNDFCEGVRARLVDKDLTPQWEPPSLDQVSEGMVDSYFSPLNKLEPDLELPTKLREAFT; encoded by the exons ATGCAGAGCTTGAAAGGGCTATTACTCAAGCGTTCTCTTGGAATTCCTAGATTTCTCCCTTATCACAGAAACCTCTGCTCCCATACCATCAACCCAGATGATAGCGATGAACTTAACAATCAA GTGCTAGTAGAAGGTAAAGATCATTCTCGAACAGCTATTCTCTACAGGCCCTTTGCCCTCAATGCTCTTACTACTATAATG GCAGCGCGTTTGAAAAAACTGTATGAGTCCTGGGAAGAAAATCCTGATATTGGTTTTGTCGTGATGAAG GGCAGTGGCAGGGCTTTTTGTGCGGGTGGAGACATCGTTACCCTCTTTCGATTACTTAATGAAG GTGGCTATTTTGAATGGTGTTACCATGGGGGGTGGGGCAGGAGTTTCAATCCCAGGGACATTCCGTGTTGCAACCGAGAAGACT GGGAATACTTGGCTCTAACAGGAGAGAAGCTGAATGGAGCAGAAATGCTGGCTTGTGGGCTTGCCACACACTATGCACTCAGTGCA AGGCTTCCTTTGATTGAAGAACGACTGGGTACGTTAGTTACAGATGATCCTTCTGTCATAGAATCTTCTCTTGAGAAATATTGTGACCTTGTCTATCCGGAAAAGGAGAGTGCTCTTCacag GATTGAAAGAATCGATAAATGTTTTGGCCATGATACAGTTGAAGAAATTATTGATGCTCTG GAAACCGAGGGAACTGGATCAAATGATGAGTGGTGTACTTCAGCACTCAAAAAACTAAAGGAGGCCTCACCTTTGAGCTTGAAAGTTTCTTTAAGATCT ATACGAGAAGGTAGATTCCAGACTCTTGATCAATGCCTGATCCGTGAGTATCGAATGTCCCTCCAAGGAATATCCAGACAGCCGAATGACTTCTGTGAG GGAGTCCGGGCACGATTGGTGGACAAGGACCTTACACCACAG TGGGAACCTCCAAGTTTGGATCAAGTGTCTGAAGGCATGGTGGACAGCTACTTTTCACCACTTAACAAGTTAGAGCCTGACCTAGAATTACCCACAAAACTCCGAGAAGCATTTACCTGA
- the LOC122666238 gene encoding 3-hydroxyisobutyryl-CoA hydrolase-like protein 1, mitochondrial isoform X2 — translation MQSLKGLLLKRSLGIPRFLPYHRNLCSHTINPDDSDELNNQVLVEGKDHSRTAILYRPFALNALTTIMAARLKKLYESWEENPDIGFVVMKGSGRAFCAGGDIVTLFRLLNEGKMEDCKEFFRTLYSFIYILGTYMKPHVAILNGVTMGGGAGVSIPGTFRVATEKTVFATPETLIGFHPDAGASFHLSHLPGYIGEYLALTGEKLNGAEMLACGLATHYALSARLPLIEERLGTLVTDDPSVIESSLEKYCDLVYPEKESALHRIERIDKCFGHDTVEEIIDALETEGTGSNDEWCTSALKKLKEASPLSLKVSLRSIREGRFQTLDQCLIREYRMSLQGISRQPNDFCEGVRARLVDKDLTPQWEPPSLDQVSEGMVDSYFSPLNKLEPDLELPTKLREAFT, via the exons ATGCAGAGCTTGAAAGGGCTATTACTCAAGCGTTCTCTTGGAATTCCTAGATTTCTCCCTTATCACAGAAACCTCTGCTCCCATACCATCAACCCAGATGATAGCGATGAACTTAACAATCAA GTGCTAGTAGAAGGTAAAGATCATTCTCGAACAGCTATTCTCTACAGGCCCTTTGCCCTCAATGCTCTTACTACTATAATG GCAGCGCGTTTGAAAAAACTGTATGAGTCCTGGGAAGAAAATCCTGATATTGGTTTTGTCGTGATGAAG GGCAGTGGCAGGGCTTTTTGTGCGGGTGGAGACATCGTTACCCTCTTTCGATTACTTAATGAAG GGAAGATGGAAGATTGTAAGGAATTCTTCAGGACATTGTACAGTTTTATATACATTCTTGGCACATATATGAAGCCACAT GTGGCTATTTTGAATGGTGTTACCATGGGGGGTGGGGCAGGAGTTTCAATCCCAGGGACATTCCGTGTTGCAACCGAGAAGACT GTTTTTGCCACACCAGAAACTTTAATTGGTTTCCATCCTGATGCTGGGGCTTCCTTTCACCTTTCACATTTACCTGGCTACATAG GGGAATACTTGGCTCTAACAGGAGAGAAGCTGAATGGAGCAGAAATGCTGGCTTGTGGGCTTGCCACACACTATGCACTCAGTGCA AGGCTTCCTTTGATTGAAGAACGACTGGGTACGTTAGTTACAGATGATCCTTCTGTCATAGAATCTTCTCTTGAGAAATATTGTGACCTTGTCTATCCGGAAAAGGAGAGTGCTCTTCacag GATTGAAAGAATCGATAAATGTTTTGGCCATGATACAGTTGAAGAAATTATTGATGCTCTG GAAACCGAGGGAACTGGATCAAATGATGAGTGGTGTACTTCAGCACTCAAAAAACTAAAGGAGGCCTCACCTTTGAGCTTGAAAGTTTCTTTAAGATCT ATACGAGAAGGTAGATTCCAGACTCTTGATCAATGCCTGATCCGTGAGTATCGAATGTCCCTCCAAGGAATATCCAGACAGCCGAATGACTTCTGTGAG GGAGTCCGGGCACGATTGGTGGACAAGGACCTTACACCACAG TGGGAACCTCCAAGTTTGGATCAAGTGTCTGAAGGCATGGTGGACAGCTACTTTTCACCACTTAACAAGTTAGAGCCTGACCTAGAATTACCCACAAAACTCCGAGAAGCATTTACCTGA
- the LOC122665232 gene encoding probable aquaporin TIP5-1 codes for MNRITNTLKHISSTITANKMASTSLGARFEQSVTMAALRSYLAEFISTFLFVFAAVGSTMSARRLTPDTTSNPSSLVTVAVANAFALSTAVYISSNISGGHVNPAVTFGMAVGGHISIPTAMFYWVSQLLGSIMACVLLRVATVSQVVPTHAIGEEMTGFGAAVLESVMTFALVYTVYAAGDQRRGFFGIIGPIVTGLIVGANILAAGPFTGGSMNPACSFGSAVVSGHFKNQAVYWVGPLIGAAVAALLYENVIFPPQPTDSSRGLVMEGIGV; via the exons ATGAATAGAATCACTAATACATTGAAACACATCTCTTCAACCATCACTGCTAATAAAATGGCTTCAACCTCACTAGGCGCCCGTTTCGAGCAATCCGTAACAATGGCCGCTCTTCGATCTTATCTTGCAGAGTTCATCTCCACTTTCCTCTTCGTCTTCGCCGCTGTTGGATCCACCATGTCTGCCC GTAGGCTAACTCCGGATACAACATCaaacccatccagtctggttaCCGTAGCCGTAGCAAATGCATTTGCCTTATCGACGGCGGTTTACATCTCGTCTAACATTTCCGGCGGACACGTAAACCCGGCTGTCACTTTCGGAATGGCCGTTGGCGGCCACATCAGCATCCCCACGGCCATGTTCTATTGGGTGTCACAGTTATTGGGCTCTATCATGGCTTGTGTACTCCTGAGAGTGGCTACTGTCTCACAa GTTGTACCTACGCATGCAATCGGAGAGGAGATGACGGGTTTCGGGGCGGCGGTTTTGGAGAGTGTCATGACATTTGCTTTGGTCTACACGGTTTATGCGGCTGGTGACCAAAGAAGAGGGTTCTTTGGGATTATTGGCCCGATTGTAACCGGGCTTATAGTCGGAGCCAATATCCTTGCAGCGGGTCCCTTTACGGGTGGGTCGATGAACCCGGCATGCTCATTTGGATCTGCTGTTGTAAGTGGGCATTTTAAGAACCAAGCGGTCTATTGGGTTGGACCATTAATTGGTGCAGCAGTTGCTGCTCTTCTTTATgagaatgtaatattccctccTCAACCCACTGATTCGTCACGGGGTTTGGTTATGGAGGGAATAGGAGTCTAg